The following proteins are co-located in the Bacteroidales bacterium genome:
- a CDS encoding ATP-binding protein, whose amino-acid sequence MKDLSLHILDIVHNSIRAQASLIIISISENPEADEYLLQIRDNGTGIPPEVLPNVTDPFTTSRKTRKVGMGLALLKQNAEMTGGGIEIKSTFGKGTDVKCWFNLQHIDRPPIGDISGVLLQLIIAFQHVHFAYHHQTNSGEYLFDSVEVSEVLGGLPVSAPEVRKYLREMIDENLNEIRIER is encoded by the coding sequence ATGAAAGACCTTTCTCTACATATTCTTGATATTGTTCATAATTCGATCAGGGCACAAGCAAGCCTGATTATAATTTCAATTTCCGAAAATCCGGAAGCTGATGAGTACCTGCTTCAGATCAGGGATAACGGGACAGGAATCCCTCCCGAAGTGTTGCCGAATGTCACTGACCCATTTACTACGTCACGAAAAACCCGTAAAGTGGGCATGGGACTGGCGTTACTAAAGCAGAATGCAGAAATGACCGGGGGTGGTATTGAAATCAAATCCACTTTCGGCAAAGGAACTGATGTGAAATGTTGGTTTAATCTTCAACATATTGACCGCCCGCCGATTGGCGACATTTCTGGTGTATTGCTTCAACTCATAATTGCTTTTCAACATGTTCATTTTGCTTATCACCACCAAACGAACAGCGGGGAATACCTTTTTGATTCTGTTGAAGTTAGTGAAGTTCTCGGTGGATTGCCGGTTTCAGCCCCTGAAGTAAGAAAATACCTCAGGGAAATGATAGATGAAAATCTCAATGAAATCAGGATTGAACGGTAG